A genomic region of Castor canadensis chromosome 16, mCasCan1.hap1v2, whole genome shotgun sequence contains the following coding sequences:
- the Lrfn3 gene encoding leucine-rich repeat and fibronectin type-III domain-containing protein 3, with protein MAVLPLLLCLLPLAPASSPPQPAASSPCPRRCRCQTQSLPLSVLCPGAGLLFVPPTLDRRAAELRLADNFIAAVRRRDLANMTGLLHLSLSRNTIRHVAAGAFADLRALRALHLDGNRLTSLGEGQLRGLVNLRHLILSNNQLAALAAGALDDCAETLEDLDLSYNNLEQLPWEALGRLGNVNTLGLDHNLLASVPAGAFSRLHKLARLDMTSNRLTTIPPDPLFSRLPLLARPRGSPASALVLAFGGNPLHCNCELVWLRRLAREDDLEACASPPALGGRYFWAVGEEEFVCEPPVVTHRSPPLAVPAGRPAALRCRAVGDPEPRVRWVSPQGRLLGNSSRARAFPNGTLELLVTEPGDGGVFTCIAANAAGEATAAVELTVGPPPPPQLANSTSCDPPRDGDPDALTPPSAASASAKVADTVAPTDRGVQVTEHGATAALVQWPDQRPIPDIRMYQIQYNSSADDILVYRMIPADSRSFLLTDLASGRTYDLCVLAVYEDSATGLTATRPVGCARFSTEPALRPCGAPHAPFLGGTMIIALGGVIVASVLVFIFVLLMRYKVHGGQPPGKAKATAPVSSVCSQTNGALGPTPTAPAPEPAAPRAHTVVQLDCEPWGPSHEPAGP; from the exons ATGGCCGTCCTCCCATTGCTTCTTTGCCTGCTCCCGCTGGCCCCCGCCTCGTCTCCACCCCAGCCAGCCGCATCTAGCCCGTGTCCCCGCCGCTGCCGCTGCCAGACCCAGTCACTGCCCCTAAGCGTGCTGTGCCCAGGGGCAGGCCTCCTGTTCGTGCCACCCACTCTGGATCGCCGGGCCGCTGAGCTGCGCCTGGCAGACAACTTCATCGCAGCTGTCCGCCGCCGCGACCTGGCCAACATGACAGGCCTGCTGCATCTGAGTCTTTCTCGAAACACCATCCGCCACGTGGCAGCTGGCGCCTTTGCTGACCTCCGTGCCCTGCGTGCCCTACACCTAGATGGTAACCGGCTGACCTCGCTGGGCGAGGGGCAGCTGCGCGGCCTGGTCAACTTGCGTCATCTCATCCTAAGCAACAACCAGCTGGCAGCCCTGGCGGCTGGCGCCTTGGACGACTGTGCTGAGACCCTGGAGGACCTCGATCTCTCCTACAACAACCTGGAGCAGCTGCCCTGGGAGGCCCTGGGCCGCCTGGGCAACGTCAATACATTGGGCCTCGACCACAACTTACTGGCTTCTGTCCCTGCTGGCGCCTTTTCCCGCCTGCACAAGCTGGCAAGGCTGGACATGACCTCCAATCGCCTGACCACCATCCCACCTGACCCACTCTTCTCCCGCCTGCCACTGCTTGCCCGGCCCCGGGGCTCCCCGGCCTCCGCCCTGGTGCTGGCCTTTGGTGGGAACCCCCTGCACTGCAACTGTGAGCTGGTGTGGCTGCGGCGCCTGGCTCGGGAGGATGACCTTGAGGCCTGCGCCTCACCACCAGCTCTGGGAGGCCGCTACTTCTGGGCTGTGGGTGAGGAGGAGTTCGTGTGCGAGCCACCTGTGGTGACACACCGCTCGCCGCCCCTGGCTGTGCCTGCAGGTCGGCCAGCTGCCCTACGCTGTCGGGCAGTAGGGGACCCAGAACCCCGAGTGCGTTGGGTGTCACCCCAGGGCCGGCTGCTGGGCAACTCGAGCCGTGCTCGTGCCTTCCCCAATGGGACACTGGAGCTGCTGGTCACCGAACCGGGTGATGGTGGCGTTTTCACGTGCATTGCAGCCAATGCAGCTGGCGAGGCCACAGCTGCTGTGGAGCTGACCGTGGGTCCCCCACCACCCCCCCAGCTAGCCAATAGCACCAGCTGTGATCCCCCGCGGGACGGGGATCCTGATGCCCTCACCCCGCCCTCCGCTGCCTCTGCCTCGGCCAAGGTGGCTGACACCGTGGCCCCTACTGATCGTGGTGTCCAAGTAACTGAGCACGGGGCCACAGCAGCTCTTGTCCAGTGGCCAGACCAGCGCCCCATTCCAGACATCAGGATGTACCAGATCCAGTACAACAGCTCGGCGGATGACATCCTCGTCTACAG GATGATCCCGGCAGACAGCCGCTCCTTCCTGTTGACGGACCTGGCATCAGGCCGAACCTACGATCTGTGCGTGCTCGCGGTCTACGAGGACAGCGCCACCGGGCTGACGGCCACGCGGCCAGTGGGCTGCGCCCGCTTCTCCACCGAGCCTGCGCTGCGGCCGTGCGGAGCCCCGCACGCGCCCTTCCTGGGCGGCACCATGATCATCGCGCTGGGAGGCGTCATCGTGGCCTCGGTACTGGTCTTCATCTTCGTGCTGCTTATGCGTTACAAGGTGCACGGCGGCCAGCCCCCCGGCAAGGCCAAGGCCACTGCACCTGTCAGCAGTGTTTGCTCCCAGACCAATGGCGCTCTGGGCCCCACGCCCACTGCTCCCGCCCCTGAGCCCGCTGCGCCCAGAGCCCACACCGTGGTCCAGCTGGACTGCGAACCCTGGGGGCCCAGCCACGAACCTGCGGGACCCTAG